Below is a window of Shewanella khirikhana DNA.
CGGGCGAAAAGGTGGCGGTGGTCGGCGACAGCGGCGCCGGTAAATCTACCCTGATTAAGCTGCTGTTCCGCTTTTACGATGTCAGTGGCGGGCGTATTTTAATCGATGGCGTCGATATCCGGGACATGACCCAGGACAGCCTGCGCCGCGCCATCGCCATCGTGCCCCAGGACACAGTGCTGTTTAACGACTCGCTGCTGGAAAACATCCGCTATGGTCGCCCGGGCGCCAGCGATGATGAAGTGCGGGAAGTGATTCAACATGCCCATCTGGCCGAGTTTGTGGCCTCCTTGCCCCAAGGGCTCGAGACCAAGGTGGGTGAGCGAGGACTTAAACTCTCCGGCGGTGAAAAGCAGCGGGTGGCCATTGCCAGGGCCATGCTCAAGGGCTCGCCCATTCTGGTGTTTGATGAAGCCACTTCGTCGCTGGACAGCCGCTCCGAGAAAGCCATTCTTGATGCCCTCAGGGAAGTGGCGGTGGGGCACACCAGTCTGGTGGTCGCCCACAGGCTGTCGACCATAGTGGATGCCGACCGTATTGTGGTGCTCAGTCAGGGCAAAATTGCTGAACAGGGCAGCCACAGTGAACTGCTCGCCAAAGGCGGTTTGTACAGCCGTCTGTGGCACATTCAGCATGAACAAAAGATGAAGTGAAGTTCAGGTGCGATTCAGCAAGCGGCTCGCATAATCCCTTAAAAAACGTGGGAGTTGTAACGGAGTCGCTATGAAAAATATCGCTTTGTTGGTCAATCTGGAAGGCATGCCGGAGAAAGTAACCACGGATTGGAACGCGGTTGCGGCAACCTTAAAAAAACGTCAGGTAACTCAGGAAGGTCTGTTGGATATTTATGCCCAACTGTGTGCCGGACTGAAGGTGTCGACCCGGGGGTTAACCCTGGCGAAGCTGAATACCGACCTGATGTTGGACGGTATTATTCGCGACAGCCAGCCTGCACGGCAGGCCAGCGTCAGCTTTTATTAATCGGTTTTGCGGGTGAGGGGCGGATTCTGGCGCCATCCCTCACACAGAATAGGGGGCTGCTTACTGTCATCGGCGGGAAGCAGGCGGATAATGCGGCCATCCCTGAAGCACAGCTGCTCACCTTCGATTTCCGTCAGTCGGTCACAATTCTTGCAACTGTTACTGCGGGTTTTTGCCTCGGGTAACTTTGGGTTGTTCACAAACAGGATCCTGAGCTGATTGTTGTTGATCCACCTCTCACTTTAATCCGTTCATGTGAGGCAAATCAATCATAGGCCGCACATTATACCCAAGCGAAATTAAGTTTAAATTAAAACTTAAGTCTAAACTCTAAACCCCAAATCACCAGCGATATGCCACTTTGCAGCGTTAATCGCTAAAGTTGTGCAAAAAATCGCCGATAATAAGTTGATATGCGATCCCGTTATCGAGGTGAGTTATGGAAATCCGTCCCAGTCCGCAAAATCACGGCGCCGAAGTATCGGCCGTTGCCAAGGACAAATCGACCCAGACCGGCCGCAATCATGGCCAGGACGTGGCCGTGGTTGCCAGCCAAAAAACCGCTGCCCATTCCAGCCGGGCATTGATGAATGCCGCGATCCTCTCGGCGCAGCAAGAAGTTAACCTCAGTGCCGCCGACGAGCCCATGGTACTCTTGTACCGTGCCGCCATTGAGGCCATCAACGAGGAACTGGCCCCCGCCATGGGGGAGCAGGCCATTCAGCGTCTGGCGGACGAAGGTGTGGATACCTCGCCCGAGGCCACCGCTGGTCGCATCGTCGACTTTGCCACCCAGTTCTTTGCCTTGCATCAGTCGCAAAATGCCAGCCAAAGCTTTGATGAACAGCTCAGTGGATTTATGGACATCATAGGCGGCGCTATCGACCAGGGCTTTAAAGAAGCCCGCGACATCCTCTCGGGTCTTAAGGTGCTTGAAGGCGATATTGCTGCCGGAGTCGACAAAACCTATGAGCTGGTGCAGCAAGGGCTGAAAGACTTTGCGGACAGCTTCAGCACCGAAGAGTCGCCGGAGCAAACAGAGTAAACTTTGGCCTGCGTCGGCAGTCGGGCTGCGTAAATAAAGGTCTTCAATAAAAAGGGTTTTTATTTCGCGGCCCTGTGCTTATGCTGGAAGCCTGGTACACAGTAGCGGGAGCGAACATGTGGGTTGAAGGCACCATTCTGGCGCGGCGTGATTGGACTGACAAACTCTTCAGTCTGCAGATAGCGGCAGACATATCCCCTTTTATTGCCGGGCAGTTTATCAAGCTCAGCCTTCAGCACGAGGAGCGGCGGGTGGCCCGGGCTTACTCACTGGTGAATCCTCCCGGCAGCGATTATCTCGAAATTCTTGCCGTTGCCGTTGAAGACGGCCAACTCTCCCCTAAACTTCAGGATTTGAACGTCGGCGATACGCTGGAAGTCTCGGCCACGGCCACTGGGTTTATGACCCTTGATGAGTTGCCCAAGGCCGAAAGCGCCGGGCGTCAGCTGTGGATGCTGGCCACCGGTACCGCGGTTGGCCCCTTTATCTCAATGTTGAAGACCCCAGAGCCTGCTGCGCGCTTTGAACATCTGGTGCTGGTGTATGGTGTGAGGTACGCAGAGGACCTGGCCTACCTCGAGGATTTACAGGCACTTGCCAAGGCCAACCCTGATTTCCATTTGGTGCTATCCGTCACCCGTGAGCCTATGACGGGGGCACTGCAACAAAGGATCCCGCAGGCGCTGAGCTCGGGTGAACTGGAGGCCATGACCGGGCTTACCCTCTCGGCCGAACACTCTCAGGTGATGATTTGCGGCAATCCGGGCATGGTGGCCGAGTGTCAGACACTGCTGCTTGAGCGCGGATTGGCCAAAAACCTGCGCCGGGCGCCCGGCAATATCACGGTCGAAAAATATTGGTAATTAGTGCGTTGTGACGTTTCGGGATTAAGTGTTGTTTGCACTGGCGGGTCCTCGTTCTAACCTTGCAGAAACACCAACCAAGTTGCTGTAAAACATCTGTGAAAAGTCCACATGCTCCAAAATAAGGATATAACCATGAAACTTCTGTGCTCTGCGCCTTCACCTTATTCCCGCCTGGTGCGCATTGTGGTGCGCTATCTGGATCTGAAGGTAGAAGAGATTGGCACCAACCCCTTTGATAACAGCGATGAACTGCTCTCTGGCAATCCGCTTGGGCAGATCCCCTGCCTGTTTTTGAGCGATGGCGCCGCCCTGTACGACAGTGAAGTGATCAGTCGCTATTTGGATGTGACCTATGCCAAGGGACAGCTGTTTGGCGACCCGGCCGCCGACTGGCAGGCGCAGTGTCAGTTTTCGCTGATAAAAGGCCTTATCGACAGCGCGGTGAAGTTGCGTCAGGAGCAAATGCGCGAAGATGAAGGCGTTCGCTCGCCATTCTGGACAGCCCGTTTTGAGCAGGCGTTGCTGCGGGGCTTCAGGGAGCTTGAGCGTCAGGGAGCCGGCAGTTCAGGGCGTATCGATATCCGCGCCATGGCGCTGGTGTGTTTGATTGAATATGTCGAGTTCCGCCACCCCTCGCTGGAGTGGCGCAACCTGGCTCCGGCATTGGCGCTGTGGTTTGACGATATCCGCGAGCTGCCTATTTTTGCCGAAACCCGGCCGAACTGAGCGTTTAGCGCTGCCTTGGGATAACACATCAGGCCTGCGATATGCAGGCCTGATGTGTTTTGGAGACAGATTCTGTTTGCGCCCTTAACGGTGCTGGCTACATATCGCTGCGCCTGCGCCCCCTTGGCATCAGCCGCTTATTGGTTTCGCCGAAGTGGCCGTAGAGTTCTTCCGTGAGGCCATATCGTGCCCGCCTGTCAGAACCGGGCACCCGCCGGTCTTCATAGTGTTCGTAATGGCATTGGCAATGGGCCTGTTGGCAACCCGGTAAGGGCAGGGGCGGGGCATCGGCGGATAAAAAACGTTTTCCATCTATGGCTTGTCTGGCATCGCAGTCTTGATTGCCGGGTGCCACGGCAACACAGTGAAACGGATGCTCACCCTGAGGGATGCTTTCGCTATGGCGCACGTGTTCTTTTACGTCCTCGAGTGTTTCACACAGGGCATGGTCTTTAAAGTGGTTGGCGGCGTGCGCATCCTGCTGATGATGATTGTGCCTGTGTTTGCGGTGGCGCTGATGCCAGTGATCTGACTGGTAGCGGCTGTAGAGAAACCAGCCCAGTGTCAGCACCGAGGCCAGGATCAGCAACGACAGTGCCATGGGGTCTCACTCCTGAGTCCTAAACAATTAAGCTTCAGTTTAGTTTAGTTTGCGATACTGTGCGGTTATCGGCTTTACCCTTCCCAAAAGATTCAGATCAAAATCTTTTTAAATCATGACGTAAGATAACATTTCGGCGTTTTTTTGTTGCCAGGTTCCAGCCCTTGAATTACCCTTTATCGAAGTGATAATAATTATCATTAGTTAGATTGATAGAGGACGGAGATTGCGCTGTTCGCTTGGGCCGAATGGGCCGATCCGCAGCTTCGTCTTTCACTGGCACACCTATCACCGGAGTTCGTCATGAAAATATCCAAGGGAGTTCTGCTGGCCGGTCTGGCCTGTTTTGCTGGCTCGAGCATGGCTGCTGACAAGCTGACTGTTTATTCCTATCGTCAGGCATTCCTGATTGAGCCGATTCTGGCGGAATTTACCAAGGAAACCGGGATTGAAACTCAGGTGGTGTTTGCCAAAGACGGCATTGCTGAGCGTCTGCAGCGTGAAGGACGCCTGTCGCCAGCCGATCTGGTGCTGACGTCCGAATTTTCCAAGCTGATGGAGCTGGTGGATAAGCAGCTGGTGGATAAGGTCGACAGCGAGGTGCTCAAAGAGAACATTCCGGCGCAGTTGCGCTCCGGCGATGACGACTGGTATGCCCTGACCGTCCGTACCCGCAGCGTCTACTCCTCGAAAGAGCGTCTGGGCAAGCTGGATATTGACTATGAAGATCTGGCCAAGCCTGAGTACAAAGGCAAAATCTGCACCCGCAGCGGCAAGCATCCGTACAACATCTCCCTCGTGGCATCCATGATTGCCAATAAAGGCGAGGCCGAGACCCGCACCTGGCTTGAAGGTCTGAAGGCCAACCTGGCGCGTAAGCCTCAGGGTAATGACCGGGCGCAGGTAAAGGCGGTGAAAGAAGGCCTGTGCGATATCGCCATCGGTAACAGCTACTACTACGGCGCCATGATGCAAAACCCCGAGCAAAAAAGCTGGGCCGAAGCCGTTTACATTAACTTCCCCAATCAGAAAAACCGCGGTACCCACATCAATGTGTCGGGTATGGCACTGCCCAAGCATGCTCCCCACCGCGAGCAGGCGGTTAAGCTGATGGAGTTCCTGGCCTCTGACAAGGCTCAGCAGGCCTACGCCGAAGTGAACATGGAATACCCGGTGAAGGTAGATGTTAAGCCATCTGAGATGGTGGCCTCCTGGGGCGAGTTCAAGGCCGATAGCCTGCCAATCGGTAAACTGGCCGAATACCATGGTGCGGCGGTGAAGCTGCTGGATGAAGTGAAGTTCGATCTTTAATGGCGGGATAGCCAGGGGAGGGCTTAGGCCTTCCCCAACTCATGGCGGCGCCACGGGAAGGCGCCGTAACCGGAAATTTCTATGGTTGTTGGATTGCCCAAGCGCTGGTCGTTTCTGGGTTTTTTTATTGCATTCCTGCTGCTGACTCCGCTGCTTGCTCTGCTGGTCACCGCTGCCTTGCCCGATGGCGAGGTTTTTTCGCATCTGCTGGAAACTGTGTTGCCCACCTATGTGGCCAATACGGCGCTGCTGATGCTGGGGGTATCGCTGCTGTCGGTGCTGTTCGCCGTGCCCGCCGCCTGGTTGGTGGCCCGCTGCGAACTGCCTGCGAGGCAGTTTTTCCAGTGGTCGCTGCTGTTGCCCCTCGCCATGCCCGGCTATGTGGTCGCCTACGTGTACACCGACCTGTTGGATTACCCCGGGCCGGTGCAGCGCTTTGTGCGGGGCCTGCTGGATGCCACTGGTCCCGGCGACTATTACTTCCCTGAAATCCGCAGTCTTGGCGGCGCTACTGTGATGTTGGCGCTGGTGCTCTTCCCTTATGTGTTCCTGCTGGCCCGCACCGCCTTCATGGAGCAGTCGTTAAGTCTGCTGCAGGCATCCCGCATCATGGGCGCCAGCGAGAAGGCCAGTTTCTGGCGACTGGCACTGCCGATGGCACGGCCTGCCATCGCCGCCGGTGTCGCTCTGGTGGCCATGGAGACCGCCGCCGACTTCGCTACCGTCAGCTATTTTGCGGTGCCTACACTCACCACAGCGGTGTACGACACCTGGCTTGGCTACGGCAGCCTGGCGTCGGCATCCAAACTGTCGATGATTATCCTGGTGGCAGTATTTTTACTGATTTACCTTGAGCGCTTCGCCAGACGTCGGCAACAGCTGTTTCAGCGTCAAGCGCTGACCGGGCAAATCCCCCGTCTGCACATTGGCCCCTGGCGTTGGCTGGGGGCGGCTTACTGCGGGGCGCTGCTGTTTGCATCTTTCCTGCTGCCGCTCGGGATCCTGATTGGCTACGCCATCGATTACTTCGATGTGAGTTGGCAAAGCGCGTTCTGGCAATACAGCTGGAACAGTTTTTCTCTGTCGGCGCTGACGGCGCTGCTGTGTGTGGTGCTGGCGTTGGTGCTGCTGTTTGTCGGAAGGATAAGCCCAAGGCCGCAGGACGGCTGGCCTGCCAGGCTCGGTGCCACTGGCTATGCGCTGCCGGGCACAGTGCTGGCTATTGGGGTATTGGGGCCGCTGACCTGGCTTGATTTCGGCATCAACGACCTCTGTGCCTGGCTGGGCCTTGATGGCCCGGGGCTGCTGTTTACCGGCAGCAGCGCGGCGCTGGTGTTTGCCTTTTGTGTGCGCTTTGCCGCCATCGCCATTGGTGGAATTGAGAACTCCTGGCGCAGACTGTCGCCGTCGCTCGATATGGCGGCGCTCTCCATGGGCAAGGGACCGGTGGCGCTCTTTTTCAAGGTGCATTTACCGCTGCTTCGCACCGGGATCCTGGCCTCGTTGCTGCTGGTGTTTATCGAAGCCATGAAAGAACTTCCAGCGGCGCTGCTGCTCAGGCCCATTGGCTTTGAAAACCTGGCCACCCATGTATTTGAGTTCGTCTCGGACGAGCGGCTTGAGCAGGGGGCCCTTGCCGCGGTTGTGATCGTGCTGGTGGGGCTTATCCCACTGATTTTCCTGAATCGAAGTCTTGAGAAGGAGGGCTGAAATGTCCACCCTGCAAATCGACAATCTGCACAGTGACTACCGCGGCGCCGCCGTGCTCAAAGGGCTGTCGCTGACCCTGGCCCAGGGGGAAATCGTCGCCCTGCTTGGCCCCAGTGGCTGCGGTAAAACCACGCTGCTGCGTGCCATTGCCGGACTTCAGGATATCAGCCAGGGCAAGATTGCCATCAATGGCGCCGCTGTGAGTGGTGATGGGGTATTTGTACCGCCGGAGAAGCGCGGTATTGGTATGATTTTTCAGGATTATGCGCTATTTCCTCATCTGACAGTGGCCGACAATATTCTCTTTGGTGTACGGGGCCTTGATAAAGCAGCCAGAGCGCAGCGGCTCGATGAAATGCTCGCTCTGGTCAAGCTCGATGGGCTCGGCAGTCGTTACCCGCACGAGCTGTCCGGCGGCCAGCAGCAACGGGTGTCGATTGCACGTGCGCTGGCTTATGAGCCGCAGTTGCTGTTGCTGGATGAGCCTTTTTCCAACATCGATGCCCAGGTGCGCCGGGCACTGATGCTCGAAATCCGTGCCATCCTCAAGGCCCGCAATGTCAGCGCCGTATTCGTAACCCACAGCAAGGATGAAGCCTTTGCCTTTGCCGACACCCTGGCATTGTTTGAAGAGGGCCGCATAGTGCAGCACGGGGTGCCGGAGGTGCTGTATCAGCAGCCGAAAACCCCTTATGTGGCCGACTTCCTCGGCGCCAGCAACTATCTGGCGGTTACCGTCAGTGACCATGGTCTTAATAGCCCCCTTGGCAGTCACCAGCTTGGCGGGGGCAAGCACAATCTGCCCGCTGCCGGTCAGTGGCTGCTGCGGCCGGAAGAGATTGAGATTGAAGCGGCAGATGATGGCGAAGGTGAAATCCTTGAACGGCGCTTCCTCGGTAATGGCTGCCACTATCTGGTGCGCCTTGGGGAGCAGGTGCTGGATATTCACAGCCATCTGGCCCATCTGGCCACCGGCAGTCGGGTACGACTGAAGGCGGAGGCAGTTTCGCCGGTCATCTTTCCTTAAACAGGTGATTTACAGCTGAAAACTGTGTAGTTTGTGAGCACGGAGGTACTCGCATGAACAGATTTTCTACGCTGACCGCAGCCCTGACTCTGGGCTCGGTATTGGTTTCAGGAGGTGTTTGCGCCATGGACAGGATCACCGGAAAAGCATTTGCGTCCCGCTCTGAGGTATACGCCACCGGCGGGATGGCGGCCACCAGTCAGCCACTGGCAACTCAGGTGGCGCTGGATGTGCTTAAAGGCGGTGGTAATGCCGTGGATGCGGCCATTGCGGCCAATGCCATGCTCGGGCTGGTAGAGCCCACGGGGGCCGGTGTCGGCGGCGATCTCTTTGCCATTGTCTGGAGTGCCAGGGACAAAAAGCTTTATGGCCTCAATGCCTCGGGCCGCAGCCCCAAGTCCCTGACTCTGGAGATGTTGCAGGCAAAGGGGCTTGAGTTTCTGCCCCCTTATGGTCCTTTGCCGGTATCGGTGCCAGGCGCAGTGGATGGCTGGTTTGAGCTCCATGACCGCTTTGGCCACATGCCGATGAAACAGCTGCTTGCGCCATCGATTCGCTATGCTGAGCAGGGCTTCCCCGTCTCAGAACTTATCGCCTATTACCTGGCGGGCAGTGCCCGTAAACTGGGGCAGTTTCCTGGTTTTAAAGAAACCTATATGCCCGGCGGCAAGATGCCCGCTGTGGGCGAAATCATGAAAAATCCTGCCCTTGCCAATACCTACCGCAAGATTGCCGAAGGTGGCCGCGATGCCTTTTACAAAGGCGATATCGCCCGCAGCATAGACACTTATATCAAGGCCAACGGCGGCTACTTAAGCTATGACGATTTGGCGAGCCACAGCAGTGAGTGGATTGAGCCTGTGTCGGTCAATTACCGTGGCTATGATGTGTGGGAGTTGCCGCCCAATGGTCAGGGCATAGCTGCGCTGCAAATCTTAAAGAGCCTCGAAGGCTTTGATATAGCCGCCATGGGCCACGACAGTCCTGAATATGTGCATCATTTTGTGGAAGCCAAGAAGCTCGCCTTTGCCGACAGGGCTCGCTTCTATGCCGATATGGCATTTACCAAGGTGCCGGTGGCCGAGCTGATTTCCGAGAAATACAACCGCGAGCGTGCCGCCCTGATTGGCCCCCGCGCCGCCAAGTCGGTGGAGCCCGGCAATCCCAATCTGCAGCAGGGGGATACCGTGTATCTCACTACCGCCGATGCCGAGGGCAACATGGTGTCGCTGATTCAGAGCAATTTCCGCGGTATGGGCTCGGGGATGACGCCACCGGATCTGGGGTTTGTGCTTCAGGATCGCGGGCAGCTGTTTGATTTAACCCCCGGCAGGCCCAATTCCTACGCCCCGGGCAAGCGGCCGTTCCACACTATTATTCCTGCTTTTGTCACTAAAGATGGCCAGCCCTGGCTCAGCTTTGGGGTGATGGGCGGCGCTACCCAGCCGCAGATGCATGCGCAGATCATCATCAATCTTATCGACTTCGGTATGAACCTGCAGGAAGCCGGGGATGCGCCGCGTATTCTGCACTCTGGCTCCAGCGAGCCTACCGGTGAGGTGATGAGCGATGGCGGCTATGTGAGCCTGGAGTCAGGATTTTCCATGGAAACCCGCCGCGAGCTGGTGAAGAAAGGCCATGTGCTTCGGGATGCGCTGGGGGAATTTGGCGGCTATCAGGCCATTGGTGTGGATGTGAAAACCGGCGTTTACCGCGGCGCATCCGAGAGCCGCAAAGACGGTCAGGCGGCCGGCTTCTAGGATGAATCTCAACCAATCTAGTGTAATGTGCGTCGGTCGGTGATATTTTTCGCTAAAGTAAGGGATAATACGACCGACAATGACATATTCAGTAAGGTCTTAATAGTATGGATAAACAGGCTATGCCACGTGAACAATTGGGGGTTTGCGCTGAGGGGAATCTTCACAGCGTTTATCTGATGTTCAATGCCAACGATGGCGTTGAGGCGTCACTGCGCTCTTCTCTGGCCAGCGTTGCCCAGTACCTCTATGACCT
It encodes the following:
- a CDS encoding DUF5610 domain-containing protein: MEIRPSPQNHGAEVSAVAKDKSTQTGRNHGQDVAVVASQKTAAHSSRALMNAAILSAQQEVNLSAADEPMVLLYRAAIEAINEELAPAMGEQAIQRLADEGVDTSPEATAGRIVDFATQFFALHQSQNASQSFDEQLSGFMDIIGGAIDQGFKEARDILSGLKVLEGDIAAGVDKTYELVQQGLKDFADSFSTEESPEQTE
- a CDS encoding ferredoxin--NADP reductase, coding for MWVEGTILARRDWTDKLFSLQIAADISPFIAGQFIKLSLQHEERRVARAYSLVNPPGSDYLEILAVAVEDGQLSPKLQDLNVGDTLEVSATATGFMTLDELPKAESAGRQLWMLATGTAVGPFISMLKTPEPAARFEHLVLVYGVRYAEDLAYLEDLQALAKANPDFHLVLSVTREPMTGALQQRIPQALSSGELEAMTGLTLSAEHSQVMICGNPGMVAECQTLLLERGLAKNLRRAPGNITVEKYW
- a CDS encoding glutathione S-transferase family protein, whose amino-acid sequence is MKLLCSAPSPYSRLVRIVVRYLDLKVEEIGTNPFDNSDELLSGNPLGQIPCLFLSDGAALYDSEVISRYLDVTYAKGQLFGDPAADWQAQCQFSLIKGLIDSAVKLRQEQMREDEGVRSPFWTARFEQALLRGFRELERQGAGSSGRIDIRAMALVCLIEYVEFRHPSLEWRNLAPALALWFDDIRELPIFAETRPN
- a CDS encoding extracellular solute-binding protein — encoded protein: MKISKGVLLAGLACFAGSSMAADKLTVYSYRQAFLIEPILAEFTKETGIETQVVFAKDGIAERLQREGRLSPADLVLTSEFSKLMELVDKQLVDKVDSEVLKENIPAQLRSGDDDWYALTVRTRSVYSSKERLGKLDIDYEDLAKPEYKGKICTRSGKHPYNISLVASMIANKGEAETRTWLEGLKANLARKPQGNDRAQVKAVKEGLCDIAIGNSYYYGAMMQNPEQKSWAEAVYINFPNQKNRGTHINVSGMALPKHAPHREQAVKLMEFLASDKAQQAYAEVNMEYPVKVDVKPSEMVASWGEFKADSLPIGKLAEYHGAAVKLLDEVKFDL
- a CDS encoding ABC transporter permease → MVVGLPKRWSFLGFFIAFLLLTPLLALLVTAALPDGEVFSHLLETVLPTYVANTALLMLGVSLLSVLFAVPAAWLVARCELPARQFFQWSLLLPLAMPGYVVAYVYTDLLDYPGPVQRFVRGLLDATGPGDYYFPEIRSLGGATVMLALVLFPYVFLLARTAFMEQSLSLLQASRIMGASEKASFWRLALPMARPAIAAGVALVAMETAADFATVSYFAVPTLTTAVYDTWLGYGSLASASKLSMIILVAVFLLIYLERFARRRQQLFQRQALTGQIPRLHIGPWRWLGAAYCGALLFASFLLPLGILIGYAIDYFDVSWQSAFWQYSWNSFSLSALTALLCVVLALVLLFVGRISPRPQDGWPARLGATGYALPGTVLAIGVLGPLTWLDFGINDLCAWLGLDGPGLLFTGSSAALVFAFCVRFAAIAIGGIENSWRRLSPSLDMAALSMGKGPVALFFKVHLPLLRTGILASLLLVFIEAMKELPAALLLRPIGFENLATHVFEFVSDERLEQGALAAVVIVLVGLIPLIFLNRSLEKEG
- a CDS encoding ABC transporter ATP-binding protein, producing the protein MSTLQIDNLHSDYRGAAVLKGLSLTLAQGEIVALLGPSGCGKTTLLRAIAGLQDISQGKIAINGAAVSGDGVFVPPEKRGIGMIFQDYALFPHLTVADNILFGVRGLDKAARAQRLDEMLALVKLDGLGSRYPHELSGGQQQRVSIARALAYEPQLLLLDEPFSNIDAQVRRALMLEIRAILKARNVSAVFVTHSKDEAFAFADTLALFEEGRIVQHGVPEVLYQQPKTPYVADFLGASNYLAVTVSDHGLNSPLGSHQLGGGKHNLPAAGQWLLRPEEIEIEAADDGEGEILERRFLGNGCHYLVRLGEQVLDIHSHLAHLATGSRVRLKAEAVSPVIFP
- the ggt gene encoding gamma-glutamyltransferase; this translates as MNRFSTLTAALTLGSVLVSGGVCAMDRITGKAFASRSEVYATGGMAATSQPLATQVALDVLKGGGNAVDAAIAANAMLGLVEPTGAGVGGDLFAIVWSARDKKLYGLNASGRSPKSLTLEMLQAKGLEFLPPYGPLPVSVPGAVDGWFELHDRFGHMPMKQLLAPSIRYAEQGFPVSELIAYYLAGSARKLGQFPGFKETYMPGGKMPAVGEIMKNPALANTYRKIAEGGRDAFYKGDIARSIDTYIKANGGYLSYDDLASHSSEWIEPVSVNYRGYDVWELPPNGQGIAALQILKSLEGFDIAAMGHDSPEYVHHFVEAKKLAFADRARFYADMAFTKVPVAELISEKYNRERAALIGPRAAKSVEPGNPNLQQGDTVYLTTADAEGNMVSLIQSNFRGMGSGMTPPDLGFVLQDRGQLFDLTPGRPNSYAPGKRPFHTIIPAFVTKDGQPWLSFGVMGGATQPQMHAQIIINLIDFGMNLQEAGDAPRILHSGSSEPTGEVMSDGGYVSLESGFSMETRRELVKKGHVLRDALGEFGGYQAIGVDVKTGVYRGASESRKDGQAAGF